The following are encoded in a window of Candidatus Manganitrophaceae bacterium genomic DNA:
- the topA gene encoding type I DNA topoisomerase translates to MVIVESPSKAKTISKYLGRQYKVMASVGHVRDLPKSKLGIDIEGGFKPEYVVIKGKSKIVSEIKKAAKSAEKVYLAPDPDREGEAIAWHISEVLKSQNGEVYRVLFNEITKKAVQQAMTTPGSIDVKKVNAQQARRVLDRIVGYKLSPLLWEKVRRGLSAGRVQSVAVRIICEREKEVLAFDSVEYWSITAKLQGKDPPSFLAKLIQEKGATIRIDNESEAQALKDALQEHPYIVSKVEKKERKRNPTPPFITSRLQQEAARKLGFTPKKTMMLAQQLYEGIETRSEGAVGLITYMRTDSVRISPDFQGESLAWIRARYGDAYVPQSPNQYKSKKGAQEGHEAIRPTAIERDPVQVEADLSRDQYVLYKLIWNRYVASQMTPAILDMTRMDIAAGPFLFRVTGSVVKFPGFTTVYTEGKDEGAKSAKGEEEGTVVPGVEGILPELSVGETLNFQELDLKQHFTQPPPRYNEALLIHDLEEKGIGRPSTYAAIISTVQDRKYVEKREGRFYPTELGNIVNDLLVDHFPDIVNVEFTARMENELDEVEEGGKDWVETVRGFYEPFSKTLEKARVEMRDVKREETPTDIQCEKCGSQLVIKWGRFGRFLACSGYPECKNTKEFVETKDGIEVVKAEVETDEVCDKCGKPMIIKSGRFGRFLACSAYPDCKNTKPISIGISCSEPDCGGDLTEKRTKRGKVFFGCTRYPDCKFALWDRPVKRPCPKCQAPFLIEKRDRKTGVKILCRNEECSFEEAG, encoded by the coding sequence TTGGTGATCGTCGAGTCGCCCTCCAAGGCAAAGACAATCAGTAAGTACCTCGGAAGACAATACAAGGTGATGGCCTCTGTTGGTCATGTCAGGGATCTTCCAAAATCAAAACTCGGGATCGACATTGAGGGTGGGTTTAAGCCAGAGTATGTCGTTATTAAGGGGAAGAGCAAGATTGTTTCAGAGATCAAGAAGGCCGCCAAATCGGCGGAAAAGGTCTATCTGGCACCCGATCCGGATCGAGAAGGGGAGGCGATCGCGTGGCATATTTCAGAGGTACTGAAATCACAGAATGGGGAGGTCTACCGGGTTCTCTTTAATGAGATTACCAAAAAGGCGGTTCAGCAGGCCATGACGACTCCCGGCAGTATTGATGTTAAAAAGGTCAATGCACAACAGGCGCGGCGCGTTCTGGACCGGATTGTCGGTTATAAACTCAGCCCCCTTCTCTGGGAGAAGGTCCGCCGAGGTCTTTCTGCGGGCCGTGTCCAGTCTGTGGCCGTTCGGATCATCTGTGAGCGCGAAAAAGAAGTTCTGGCCTTTGACTCTGTTGAGTACTGGAGCATTACCGCCAAACTTCAGGGAAAAGATCCTCCCTCGTTTTTGGCAAAGTTGATTCAGGAAAAGGGAGCGACGATTCGCATCGACAACGAATCGGAGGCCCAGGCACTGAAGGATGCTTTACAGGAGCATCCATACATTGTCTCCAAGGTTGAAAAGAAGGAGCGGAAGCGCAACCCGACCCCGCCTTTTATTACCAGCCGTTTGCAGCAGGAGGCCGCCCGGAAACTGGGATTCACGCCGAAGAAAACAATGATGCTGGCGCAGCAGTTATACGAAGGAATAGAAACCCGTTCTGAAGGGGCGGTCGGATTGATTACCTATATGCGGACCGACTCCGTACGCATCTCACCAGATTTTCAGGGAGAATCGCTTGCCTGGATCAGGGCGCGGTACGGAGACGCCTATGTCCCGCAGTCTCCGAATCAATACAAGAGCAAGAAGGGGGCGCAAGAGGGTCATGAGGCCATACGTCCTACTGCCATTGAGCGCGATCCAGTGCAGGTTGAGGCAGATCTGTCGCGCGATCAATATGTGCTCTATAAACTTATCTGGAATCGTTACGTCGCCAGCCAAATGACCCCGGCCATCCTGGACATGACGCGCATGGATATTGCCGCCGGGCCCTTTCTCTTCAGGGTGACAGGTTCTGTTGTGAAGTTTCCTGGTTTTACGACGGTATATACCGAAGGAAAAGACGAGGGGGCCAAGTCCGCGAAGGGCGAAGAGGAAGGGACAGTTGTCCCTGGTGTGGAGGGGATTCTGCCCGAATTGAGTGTTGGAGAGACCCTGAATTTTCAGGAACTTGACCTGAAACAACATTTTACGCAACCTCCGCCGAGATATAACGAAGCCTTGTTGATCCATGACCTTGAGGAAAAAGGGATTGGCCGGCCGAGCACCTATGCTGCGATTATCTCAACGGTTCAGGACCGAAAGTATGTTGAGAAACGCGAAGGACGTTTTTATCCGACAGAGCTTGGAAATATTGTCAACGATCTTCTTGTGGATCATTTTCCGGATATCGTGAACGTGGAGTTTACCGCCCGGATGGAAAATGAACTCGATGAGGTGGAAGAGGGGGGAAAGGATTGGGTTGAAACCGTCCGGGGATTTTACGAGCCCTTCAGTAAAACCCTGGAGAAAGCCCGGGTCGAGATGCGTGATGTGAAACGAGAAGAAACGCCGACCGATATTCAATGTGAAAAATGCGGAAGCCAGTTGGTGATCAAATGGGGCCGTTTTGGCCGCTTTCTGGCCTGCTCCGGCTATCCAGAGTGCAAGAATACCAAAGAGTTTGTCGAGACAAAAGATGGGATTGAGGTGGTTAAGGCGGAGGTTGAGACCGATGAGGTCTGCGATAAATGCGGCAAACCGATGATCATCAAGTCCGGCCGTTTTGGCCGCTTCCTGGCCTGCTCCGCTTATCCCGATTGTAAGAATACCAAGCCAATATCCATCGGTATTTCTTGTTCTGAACCGGATTGCGGGGGAGACCTCACCGAGAAACGAACAAAGCGGGGAAAGGTCTTTTTTGGTTGCACACGCTATCCGGACTGCAAATTTGCCCTTTGGGATCGCCCGGTAAAGCGTCCTTGTCCAAAGTGTCAAGCGCCCTTCCTGATCGAGAAACGAGACCGAAAGACCGGGGTGAAAATCCTCTGTCGGAATGAAGAGTGTAGTTTTGAAGAGGCTGGTTGA
- a CDS encoding methylenetetrahydrofolate--tRNA-(uracil(54)-C(5))-methyltransferase (FADH(2)-oxidizing) TrmFO has protein sequence MPDKKLIIIGGGLAGSEAAWQAAQRGISVLLYEMRPVRMTPAHKTGNLAELVCSNSMGSLKEVSAPGLLKTEMRKLGSLVLAKAEGARVPAGMALAVDRDRFSEGITQAIQGHPNITVLHEEVKEIPADGVAVIASGPLTSDSLAESLQKITRTDRLFFYDAISPIIDAESINSDRVFRASRYDPGEGDYLNCPMDEATYQAFYEAMLSAERVEGKSFEKTPYFEGCLPIEVMAERGRLTPVFGPMKPVGLIDPKTGKQPFAVVQLRAENQFGSCYNMVGFQTRMKWPEQRRIFRMIPGLEDAEFLRLGSLHRNTFINTPRLLSESLQLRSQPGLFMAGQIVGVEGYVESAAMGCLAGINATRMLLGGSVSVPPKTTAHGALIQYITQSHPSFFQPMNTNFGLFPPIEKSEIPSHLPGEEGLPRKRRSRKLNKALRHQAIVDRALGDLSEWIGQSKILADISA, from the coding sequence ATGCCTGACAAAAAGCTGATCATCATTGGAGGGGGGCTTGCCGGATCGGAGGCCGCCTGGCAGGCGGCACAGCGGGGGATATCAGTTCTCCTTTATGAGATGCGCCCTGTCCGAATGACCCCTGCACACAAGACCGGAAACCTGGCCGAGTTGGTTTGCAGCAACTCTATGGGTTCGCTCAAGGAGGTGAGTGCGCCGGGTCTGCTCAAAACGGAGATGCGGAAGCTCGGTTCATTGGTACTTGCGAAGGCGGAAGGAGCGCGTGTTCCAGCAGGAATGGCCCTGGCGGTCGACCGCGACCGCTTCTCTGAAGGCATCACCCAGGCCATCCAGGGGCACCCCAATATCACGGTGCTCCATGAGGAGGTCAAGGAGATTCCGGCCGATGGCGTTGCCGTGATTGCAAGCGGTCCCCTGACCTCTGATTCCCTGGCGGAGTCTCTTCAGAAAATAACCCGCACAGACCGGCTTTTTTTTTATGACGCCATTTCTCCGATCATTGACGCGGAGAGTATAAACTCGGATCGTGTCTTTCGCGCCTCCCGTTATGACCCTGGGGAAGGGGACTACCTGAACTGTCCGATGGACGAAGCCACTTATCAGGCCTTTTACGAGGCCATGTTGAGCGCGGAAAGAGTTGAGGGAAAATCATTTGAGAAAACGCCTTATTTTGAAGGTTGCCTTCCGATTGAGGTCATGGCAGAGCGAGGGCGTCTGACCCCCGTTTTCGGTCCAATGAAGCCGGTCGGCCTGATCGACCCGAAGACCGGGAAACAGCCTTTTGCTGTGGTCCAGTTGCGGGCGGAGAACCAATTCGGATCCTGTTATAACATGGTGGGTTTCCAGACCCGCATGAAGTGGCCTGAACAGCGGCGTATCTTTCGGATGATTCCGGGCCTGGAGGATGCGGAGTTCCTGCGTCTCGGAAGCCTGCATCGAAATACCTTTATCAATACGCCGCGTCTTTTATCAGAGAGCCTCCAGTTGCGGTCCCAGCCGGGCCTCTTCATGGCGGGGCAAATTGTCGGGGTGGAAGGATATGTTGAATCAGCCGCAATGGGATGTCTGGCGGGCATCAACGCGACGCGGATGCTTCTAGGGGGAAGCGTCTCTGTTCCGCCAAAAACGACGGCCCATGGTGCGTTGATTCAGTATATTACACAGAGTCATCCGTCCTTCTTCCAGCCGATGAATACAAATTTTGGGTTGTTTCCGCCGATTGAAAAGAGCGAGATTCCTTCTCATCTTCCTGGAGAAGAGGGCCTCCCCAGAAAACGCCGTAGTCGAAAATTAAATAAAGCCCTTCGTCATCAGGCGATTGTCGATCGGGCGCTTGGAGATCTTTCAGAATGGATAGGGCAATCGAAGATTTTAGCCGATATCTCCGCGTAG
- a CDS encoding tyrosine recombinase XerC, which yields MDRAIEDFSRYLRVERNASPHTTRNYLSDLSAFRAYLIGAERVKKGKVSGPLTKKRVPQPAQVSALMLRGYLAALHKKGIGKTTIARKLAVLRSFFQYLLREEKISVNPAKQLATPRQEKPLPLFLTAEQAARLLLLPQGEGWRVQRDRAILETFYSCGIRNAELLALQKGDIDFEAGMARVFGKGRKERLVPIGRKAIDAIRRYLNARPHPGEALFMNHRGERLTGRSISRIVKKYMLQIDKPSLSPHSLRHSFATHLLEGGADLRSVQEMLGHARLSTTQRYTHLQMDHLMKVYDKAHPRG from the coding sequence ATGGATAGGGCAATCGAAGATTTTAGCCGATATCTCCGCGTAGAGCGGAATGCCTCCCCCCATACCACGCGGAATTATCTTTCAGATCTTTCCGCATTTCGCGCCTATCTCATCGGTGCCGAAAGGGTGAAGAAGGGAAAAGTGTCCGGGCCTTTGACAAAGAAGAGGGTACCGCAACCCGCTCAGGTGAGTGCATTGATGCTCAGGGGCTACCTGGCCGCTCTGCATAAAAAAGGTATTGGCAAGACGACGATTGCAAGGAAGTTGGCGGTTCTTCGGTCCTTTTTTCAATATCTTCTTCGGGAGGAAAAGATCTCGGTCAATCCGGCAAAACAGCTTGCGACGCCGCGACAGGAGAAACCGCTTCCTCTTTTTCTGACGGCCGAGCAGGCGGCCCGCCTGCTTCTTCTCCCTCAGGGAGAAGGATGGAGGGTTCAACGAGATCGGGCGATCCTGGAGACATTTTATTCCTGCGGCATCCGCAATGCGGAGTTGCTTGCCCTGCAAAAGGGAGACATCGATTTTGAGGCAGGAATGGCCAGGGTTTTCGGAAAGGGACGGAAAGAACGTCTTGTCCCCATCGGTCGAAAGGCAATTGACGCGATCCGCCGATATTTAAATGCCCGTCCCCATCCGGGGGAAGCTCTGTTTATGAACCACCGGGGAGAGCGTCTCACCGGTCGGAGTATCAGCAGAATCGTGAAAAAATATATGCTCCAGATCGACAAACCTTCTTTGAGTCCGCATAGTCTGCGACACAGCTTTGCGACGCATCTGCTTGAAGGGGGTGCCGACCTCCGTTCGGTTCAGGAGATGCTGGGGCACGCGCGTCTTTCCACGACACAACGATACACCCATCTGCAGATGGACCACCTGATGAAGGTCTATGATAAAGCCCATCCGAGGGGCTAG
- the hslV gene encoding ATP-dependent protease subunit HslV — protein MIRSTTIISVRHNGLVAMGGDGQVTIGNTVMKHNAKKVRKVFNDSILTGFAGATADAFTLFEKFEAKLEKYNGNLTRSAVELAKDWRTDRILRRLEALLAVVDREHSLLITGNGDVIEPESGILAIGSGGPYAQAAAQALVAHSSLDARGIVEQSMKIAADICIYTNHEIVLEILD, from the coding sequence ATGATACGATCAACAACCATTATTTCGGTACGCCATAATGGCCTGGTTGCAATGGGAGGGGATGGCCAGGTGACGATCGGAAATACCGTGATGAAGCACAACGCGAAAAAGGTGCGGAAGGTATTTAATGATTCTATCCTGACTGGGTTTGCCGGGGCGACCGCAGATGCCTTCACTTTGTTTGAGAAGTTCGAGGCCAAGCTTGAAAAGTATAATGGTAATTTGACCCGGTCCGCGGTTGAATTGGCAAAGGATTGGCGGACCGATCGCATTCTCCGTCGTCTGGAGGCGCTTCTTGCCGTTGTGGACCGAGAACATTCCCTGCTGATCACGGGGAACGGAGACGTTATTGAACCGGAAAGCGGGATTTTGGCGATCGGCTCGGGCGGCCCGTATGCCCAGGCCGCCGCCCAGGCCCTGGTCGCACATTCCTCTTTGGATGCGCGTGGTATTGTGGAGCAATCCATGAAGATTGCCGCAGACATCTGTATTTACACGAATCATGAGATTGTCCTAGAGATTCTTGATTAG
- the hslU gene encoding ATP-dependent protease ATPase subunit HslU, with protein MLSKDYGDLIPRKIVEELDKYIVGQKDAKRMVAIALRNRWRRQRLPPDLKDEVLPKNIIMIGPTGVGKTEISRRLAKLSGAPFLKVEASKFTEVGYVGRDVESIIRDLVELSVSMVKAQHSETVREKAAKLAEDRLLDLLLPPPPLRPPSGVYSEPREVPENKMDSYEQSREKLRQQLREGKLDERSVELEVKDKSLPPIGVISNVGMEDLEMNLREMLGNMMPGKSKKRRLKVAEALSILNQEEAQKLIDMDEVIHDAVNRVENAGIVFLDEIDKIASRDGGQGPDVSREGVQRDLLPIVEGSTINTKYGMVKTDHILFIAAGAFHMSKPSDLIPELQGRFPIRVELSSLGKEDFVRILTEPKNSLEKQYVGLLETEEVHLEFTKDGIEEIAETAVTVNGRTEDIGARRLFTIMERLLEKLSFAAPELEEKKVVIDGEYVRERMRDVITDEDLTRYIL; from the coding sequence ATGTTATCGAAAGATTATGGGGATTTAATTCCCCGGAAGATTGTAGAAGAACTGGATAAATATATCGTCGGTCAAAAAGATGCGAAACGGATGGTCGCGATCGCCCTGAGAAATCGATGGCGGCGTCAGCGTCTTCCTCCTGATTTAAAAGATGAAGTGCTTCCGAAAAACATTATCATGATCGGGCCGACCGGCGTTGGAAAGACAGAAATCTCCCGCCGTCTGGCGAAGCTATCCGGTGCACCTTTTCTGAAGGTCGAGGCCTCAAAATTTACCGAGGTCGGCTACGTGGGACGGGATGTGGAATCGATCATCCGGGACCTCGTGGAGTTATCGGTGAGTATGGTCAAGGCCCAGCATAGCGAAACGGTTCGGGAAAAGGCGGCGAAGCTTGCGGAGGATCGCTTGCTCGACCTTCTTCTCCCGCCGCCGCCTTTACGTCCTCCGTCCGGTGTTTACAGTGAACCTCGGGAAGTGCCGGAGAATAAAATGGATTCCTACGAACAGAGCCGCGAGAAACTCCGCCAGCAATTAAGAGAAGGCAAACTGGATGAACGATCTGTTGAACTCGAGGTCAAAGACAAATCGCTTCCGCCGATTGGGGTGATTTCGAATGTCGGCATGGAAGATCTCGAGATGAACCTCCGGGAAATGCTGGGGAACATGATGCCCGGTAAAAGCAAGAAGCGAAGACTAAAGGTGGCAGAGGCCCTCTCGATCCTGAACCAGGAAGAGGCGCAGAAACTGATCGACATGGACGAAGTCATTCATGATGCCGTCAACCGGGTGGAAAATGCGGGGATTGTCTTTCTCGACGAGATAGACAAGATTGCCAGCCGGGACGGGGGTCAGGGGCCGGATGTTTCCAGGGAAGGCGTTCAGAGAGACCTTCTCCCGATTGTCGAGGGCTCTACAATCAATACGAAGTATGGGATGGTGAAAACGGACCACATCCTCTTTATTGCCGCGGGGGCATTTCATATGTCCAAACCCTCAGACCTGATTCCGGAATTACAGGGGAGATTTCCGATCCGGGTGGAGTTGTCCTCTCTCGGTAAAGAGGACTTTGTCCGAATCCTGACGGAGCCGAAGAATTCATTGGAAAAGCAGTATGTCGGGCTTTTGGAGACGGAAGAGGTTCATCTCGAATTCACAAAAGACGGCATCGAAGAGATTGCGGAAACGGCCGTGACGGTCAATGGACGGACGGAAGACATCGGGGCCAGGCGCCTCTTTACCATCATGGAACGTCTCCTGGAGAAGCTCTCGTTTGCGGCCCCGGAGCTAGAGGAAAAGAAGGTGGTGATTGACGGCGAATATGTCCGGGAACGGATGCGGGATGTCATTACGGATGAGGACCTAACGCGATATATTCTATAG
- the argB gene encoding acetylglutamate kinase → MNQLNQKAEILVEALPYIRAFSGKTIVIKYGGAAMLEEDLKRQFAEDVVLMKYVGMNPIVVHGGGPQISVMMKKMGKEPKFIRGVRVTDRETMDIVEMVLAGAVNKEIVTLINQMGGKGVGLTGKDGGLILAKKLRGSRDKMGHVGEVKAVDAQILRALEGDRFIPVISPVGADEAGKSYNINADLVAGSLAAALSAEKFLILTDVPGILNDKKKLFPTLSRKEAQRLIKKGVIGSGMLPKVSAALSAIEKGVHKAHIIDGRVPHALLLEIFTDKGVGTEILA, encoded by the coding sequence ATGAATCAACTTAATCAAAAAGCAGAAATACTTGTAGAAGCACTTCCTTATATTCGTGCCTTTTCCGGTAAGACCATTGTGATCAAGTACGGTGGGGCGGCGATGCTGGAGGAGGACTTGAAACGCCAGTTTGCCGAGGATGTGGTCCTGATGAAATATGTCGGGATGAATCCGATTGTCGTTCATGGTGGTGGCCCGCAGATTTCTGTAATGATGAAGAAGATGGGGAAAGAACCGAAATTCATCCGCGGCGTCCGTGTGACCGACCGGGAGACCATGGACATCGTTGAGATGGTCTTGGCCGGTGCCGTGAACAAGGAGATCGTCACCCTGATAAACCAGATGGGCGGAAAGGGGGTGGGTCTGACCGGCAAGGACGGAGGACTGATTCTCGCAAAAAAACTACGCGGCAGCCGGGATAAGATGGGACATGTCGGAGAGGTCAAGGCCGTGGACGCACAGATCCTGAGGGCTCTGGAAGGAGATCGTTTTATTCCGGTGATCTCTCCGGTCGGGGCCGATGAGGCCGGTAAGAGTTACAACATCAATGCCGATCTGGTTGCCGGAAGCCTGGCTGCGGCTCTTTCCGCAGAGAAGTTTTTGATCCTGACGGATGTGCCGGGCATTCTCAATGACAAAAAGAAGCTTTTCCCGACGCTGTCAAGAAAAGAAGCCCAGCGCCTGATCAAGAAGGGCGTGATCGGAAGCGGAATGCTTCCCAAGGTTTCGGCGGCCCTCTCCGCAATCGAAAAGGGAGTTCACAAGGCCCACATCATAGACGGCCGCGTCCCCCATGCCCTCCTGCTGGAGATATTCACAGACAAGGGCGTCGGCACCGAAATCCTCGCATAA
- a CDS encoding formylglycine-generating enzyme family protein has protein sequence MKQFISNKRAFAPIILALSLSGCFLKIPPPAPPTGMVTVPGGEFIQGSNKVDAEQQSSELGTRKPWYLDEHPERTVKLPLFYIDRYEITNTEYKAFIDFTRARPPVSFLGRSIPPGREHYPVTDINWYSAERFCRWKGKRLPTEAEWEKAARGVNGREFPWGNDYDKKKLNAGDSGIGDIAPVGSFEEGASPYGALDMAGNVWEWTADWYQPYPESSYESKLFGEKQKVFRGGGWGGIGHYALPLFYRGAYRSSIPPEDAYADLGFRCAKTP, from the coding sequence ATGAAACAATTTATTTCCAACAAACGCGCCTTCGCCCCTATCATCTTAGCACTTTCCCTCTCAGGCTGCTTTCTGAAGATCCCTCCTCCCGCTCCTCCCACCGGCATGGTTACTGTTCCAGGCGGAGAGTTTATCCAGGGGAGTAACAAGGTGGATGCCGAGCAGCAATCCAGCGAGTTGGGAACCCGAAAACCATGGTATCTCGATGAACACCCGGAGAGAACAGTAAAACTTCCCCTCTTTTACATCGACCGCTATGAGATCACAAACACAGAGTACAAGGCCTTCATCGATTTTACCCGAGCACGACCCCCCGTTTCTTTTCTCGGACGCAGTATTCCTCCCGGGCGGGAGCACTATCCGGTTACCGATATCAACTGGTATTCGGCAGAGCGATTCTGTCGATGGAAGGGAAAGCGTCTGCCGACTGAAGCGGAATGGGAGAAGGCCGCGCGCGGCGTGAATGGCCGGGAGTTCCCCTGGGGGAATGACTATGATAAGAAGAAGTTGAATGCCGGAGACTCCGGCATCGGGGATATCGCCCCGGTCGGGTCTTTTGAAGAAGGGGCAAGCCCCTACGGTGCTCTGGACATGGCCGGGAATGTGTGGGAGTGGACCGCTGACTGGTATCAGCCCTATCCGGAATCAAGCTATGAAAGCAAGCTCTTCGGTGAAAAACAAAAGGTCTTTCGGGGAGGCGGATGGGGAGGCATCGGCCACTACGCCCTCCCTCTCTTCTACCGGGGGGCCTACCGATCCTCCATCCCGCCGGAGGATGCTTACGCTGACCTGGGCTTCCGATGCGCAAAGACTCCATAG
- a CDS encoding nitric oxide reductase, giving the protein MAKKKGAGTIVIKVALWYMFILGAFAGYTNWLPQIRGDAPEAAEIIDVSSITPDQLMVMGEKIIFGSNDPLGVLAKGEGPIGKGQCPLCHRFFMEQKADRCPNLLALKKPDTPDPLLKMSEEARSHERPLEPRYAEFKELHKNGEKNSGIIPHAKPGGEYLIESEYCPNCFVVMGYGLKGTNDTVSPMPIINKPPIELADTEIVAVVSFLQLRDGDESKWTAVESWEGYWGKELKAEETDGEEEEEDKPKGPPVALGSMTAEEIVKEMTCYACHKIPGISIAKTGMIGPLLIEKTNAPNRIKSAEYKKAVKAGKAHATTPREYVIESIMDPGAFIVPGFADDMLKDFRHKFTVSGLDVMVDHLLNQDIAKAIADELDRLPNEKEGSILPPPEASLGDGKSGDLS; this is encoded by the coding sequence ATGGCTAAGAAAAAAGGTGCTGGAACGATCGTCATAAAAGTTGCGCTTTGGTACATGTTTATTCTCGGTGCCTTTGCCGGATACACAAACTGGTTGCCGCAGATTCGGGGGGATGCGCCCGAGGCCGCAGAAATCATTGATGTTTCGAGCATCACGCCGGACCAGTTGATGGTCATGGGAGAGAAGATTATCTTTGGATCAAACGATCCTCTCGGCGTACTGGCAAAGGGAGAAGGTCCGATCGGCAAGGGGCAATGCCCGCTCTGTCATCGCTTCTTTATGGAGCAGAAAGCGGATCGTTGTCCGAATCTGTTGGCTCTTAAAAAACCGGATACGCCTGATCCGCTTCTGAAGATGAGTGAAGAGGCGCGATCTCATGAAAGGCCTCTGGAGCCGCGGTATGCTGAATTCAAGGAACTGCATAAGAACGGTGAGAAGAACTCAGGCATCATCCCGCATGCGAAGCCGGGGGGAGAGTATCTCATCGAATCGGAGTACTGCCCCAACTGCTTTGTAGTCATGGGGTATGGACTGAAAGGGACGAACGACACGGTCAGCCCAATGCCGATCATCAACAAGCCGCCAATTGAATTGGCCGATACCGAGATCGTTGCCGTGGTTTCCTTCTTGCAATTGCGGGATGGGGATGAAAGTAAATGGACGGCTGTGGAATCCTGGGAAGGCTATTGGGGGAAAGAGCTGAAGGCTGAGGAAACGGATGGGGAAGAAGAGGAAGAAGACAAGCCAAAAGGACCTCCTGTTGCCTTGGGTAGCATGACGGCAGAAGAGATCGTGAAAGAGATGACCTGCTACGCCTGTCATAAAATTCCCGGAATCTCCATCGCAAAGACCGGCATGATCGGGCCTTTGTTGATCGAAAAAACCAATGCCCCGAACCGGATCAAGTCTGCGGAATATAAGAAGGCGGTGAAAGCAGGGAAAGCCCATGCAACGACGCCGAGGGAGTACGTGATTGAATCAATCATGGACCCAGGTGCCTTTATTGTCCCTGGCTTCGCAGATGATATGCTCAAAGATTTCAGACACAAGTTTACAGTGTCGGGTCTTGACGTGATGGTGGATCATCTCCTGAATCAGGATATTGCCAAGGCAATTGCAGATGAGTTGGATCGTCTGCCGAATGAAAAAGAGGGGTCAATTCTTCCTCCTCCGGAAGCTTCGCTTGGTGATGGAAAAAGCGGGGACTTGTCCTAA
- a CDS encoding cytochrome c, translating into MFNNKKKTVLTQVLMMLLVLPVVAWAGGGATGFIDAGTFALVIEAGLVLGAIFLGWIAKDKMGIKIPKLIQGPILWIMAYVNFRVILQPPIPFSLLAMYMGVCTLVILLYCSLTVESWEDFSRPIASMLRDDHTKAKMSRYATFLILPGLIAAQTYNTMLPSFGEPIELRTVHPAPPASINVHKKLVTLQTAENPFRIGDDGEYLKVGDESKYFGGNSWTGDVPRFLQEVRDGGVVFFGTAGCFFCHGDNLDGRGPFAFAFNPIPANFADPGTIAQLQETFVFWRVAKGGPDLSREAFPWASAMPPWEKHLTTNEIWKVIVFEYWHTGFFPRTWG; encoded by the coding sequence ATGTTTAATAATAAGAAAAAAACAGTGCTGACACAGGTTCTAATGATGCTCCTGGTCTTGCCTGTCGTTGCTTGGGCGGGAGGAGGCGCGACCGGATTCATCGACGCCGGAACCTTCGCCCTGGTGATCGAGGCAGGCTTGGTCCTTGGGGCAATCTTTTTAGGCTGGATTGCAAAAGATAAGATGGGGATAAAAATCCCTAAGCTCATTCAGGGACCCATTCTCTGGATCATGGCCTATGTTAATTTCAGGGTCATTCTTCAGCCACCGATCCCATTTTCACTCTTGGCGATGTACATGGGTGTCTGTACTCTGGTGATTTTGCTATATTGTTCGCTCACCGTGGAATCCTGGGAAGATTTCTCCCGGCCGATTGCATCGATGCTTCGGGATGATCATACCAAGGCTAAAATGAGTCGTTATGCAACCTTCCTTATTTTACCGGGTTTGATCGCGGCACAAACCTACAATACGATGCTGCCTTCATTTGGTGAGCCGATTGAGTTGCGGACGGTTCACCCTGCCCCACCGGCCAGCATCAATGTCCACAAAAAACTGGTCACCCTTCAAACCGCAGAAAACCCCTTTCGTATTGGGGATGACGGGGAGTATTTGAAGGTGGGAGATGAGAGCAAATATTTTGGAGGAAATTCCTGGACAGGTGATGTTCCGAGGTTTCTTCAAGAAGTGAGAGATGGGGGGGTTGTCTTTTTTGGAACAGCGGGCTGCTTCTTCTGTCACGGAGATAATCTGGATGGTCGTGGACCCTTCGCTTTTGCCTTTAACCCGATTCCAGCAAACTTTGCCGATCCGGGAACGATCGCCCAGCTTCAGGAGACCTTCGTATTCTGGCGGGTCGCCAAAGGTGGCCCTGATCTTTCCCGTGAGGCCTTCCCTTGGGCGTCGGCCATGCCTCCGTGGGAAAAGCATTTGACCACAAATGAGATCTGGAAGGTCATTGTCTTTGAATACTGGCATACCGGATTCTTCCCGAGAACCTGGGGTTAA